TGCAAACAATCAGTCCCCTTTCTTCTGTGACTATCAGTTCTCATCTCTTTAGGaactaaaagaaaaggaaattcaatgtaattttataaatacaattccaggaaacatattttaattagaactctaattttactttttttttttttttttttttcagaaaagagcTCTGATGGAACAAGTAGCACACCAGGCAGTTGTAATGCAGTTTATTTTAGGAATTGCCAAAAGTTGTAATGTCGATCCAAGAGGCTGTTTTCGTCTCTTTTTCCAAAAAGCCAAAGTAAGTCAACCTACATAATCATGGTAGAAATCCTTGATGCTGTACAAGGGACCAATGTTCTAGAGCAGGATTCTTCTTGACCGTAagatgataaatattttattgactTAGTTTTACAAGAAAGATGTTAGCAGTTCTTTCCAGACAAACTATGTTGGTGTAATTCCAGTACTGAAAACACAGGAGAAATTTTGTAAGACTGAATCTGTGGTTTACTGTAGAGTGTATGCAGTTATTCAGGATTGATGGATCTTAGTATGGCTTTTACAGCCATTCAGTTAAAATGCAAGTCAACTTGTGCTTTACTTTTGGCCATAGTGCCACAGCAAGCACCTGATCTTCTAAGAGGACTGTCTTCTGAGTCGTAATGAAGGAAGGgctaaaattaatttctttttgcatGTACTTAGATGAATAAATGATTCTGCTTCTGCATATAAGTACTACAGTTTGTCCTGAAAAGAAATTTTACCtggatttgcattttaaattgaCTAACATTTTCATGACATTCACTGAATTAAATGCTTACAACTCAAAAGTAAATCTGTTTTAAGTGAAActactgatttttctcttttcagacaGGGGAAGGGTATTTTGAGGCATTCAAAAGTGAACTTGAAGCATTCAAGACAAGAGTGAGAATCTGGTCACAATCACATAGCTTTCAAGCTATCTTACTAGAGGATCCCAGTGTCAATCCTAGTCTTGTTGGACAGCTGACATCTTTGTCGCAGGTAGGCTCATGATGtccaaaaattaatttaactgAATTAGGATTGGTTGTGCTGAGAAGCTATACTTTGCTAAAATATAAAGAGGACAGTTCCTAGAACTGCCAGTACTCAGGATGTAATGGGATGCATTATCGATATGTAAGGCATATGTAGGCTTTTATTCTGCTTGCTTCAATTCAGAAAGTATCAGTGTAAGGTCAAAAGCATATGCTAGTTCAGTGCCATTGCactcttttgtttaaaaagaaacactgcATCGTAAAGCTGATGAGAAGCTAGAATTGTATTCACACTCGTTAACCACTAGCAGTGAAATGGGCTTTCAGTGTAAAATGGTTATGCTAATTCATGGAATCCTTCAGCTAAGTCAAGCCTGAAGAAAATCTCTTGTGATAAAACAAAATTGAGGGTGCTTACATCTTTTGGTATTGTACTAGTGAAGGCTACATTCTGGAATGAAGAAGCAACTTCAGAGGTTTTCAAAAATTAGGTATTATGGAAGGAGTCACAGTTGAAACTACTTAACTTGAAATAATTTGGTTAAAGTACATTTCAAGTAAGATTCAACAGCTATATTCTAAGTTAATGTACAGACAAGTGGTAGAAATACTGAGACAAAATACAAGCTATGCCAGCTAAATTTAAAAGACCATCTTGGCACAGTGCAGTATTACTagtgataattttttttaagagcttatTTTCTTACTGTTGCAAACTTAAGATAGACAACATGAAGAGTCCACCTTAAgctaaaatctctctctctctctttctctctctcctcatATATACAATTGTGGAGAATTAAGCTGTCAATTTTTCATCTGTTGCAGAACACAGGTGGTCTACAAGGTTCCATAAACACAAATGTCTGCAGTTTAAACTCTGTGATACAAAGAGATGAAGAAGAATCCAAAATGATGGACACAGTATAGTATTGTTAAGACTGAGGCCaagtacttttttcttttttttaacaaagaaaagaacatgGCTATTTTCTTGACACTTATTTTTCTGGGTACTGCACTTTATTTTTGGTgtcaggtttttttgttgttgttgttttttgtttggggaGTTTGAAGGGTGGGTAATTCACAAAAACTTGTAATATTGTTTGAAAATGTGCTGCTAGGTTTTTGGTTGTCCTTGAAGAGCAGGGTTCTCATATTGCCGAATGTGAAACTGGATGTGTTTTCTGCTACTAACCTTGCCTTTCATGACTTTAGAAATCAAAGTATGAAAACAAATCTGCACAAATACAATGTTTACAAGAAGCAGTAGATTCTTGGTAGAATCTGCTATTGTCTTACTACAGATGTGGACATGTCTTACTCTATGAATATTGGAGATCACAACTGTATTCATGCTACCTTGTTGACATTATAAGCTCTCAAATTTGGTTATCACTAATAGCAATAAATCAATACCTGGTATCAGTATTTCAGATCTGGAATGGATTAGGTTAAAACACTGGCTTTCTACCTCTACTAAGGGGATTTAAATGTTACATTgtgctttcattaaaaagagTTTGGTTTTGtcctaaaacaaaagcaacacttGTCTACATATGAGTGCCAAGTTTTATGATCTCAGATAAATTGACTCTCCTTTTATTAATAAGAGTaacttaggattttttttaagctaagtTTCAGTATGTGGAGAAGTATTTGATGGAGGGGACAGATGGAACTTCAGGTAAAAGGGTTAGGAAAAGACAACACTTTGAAGAGAAAGCTTTGTCACGGTTCATACAGGGCAAGGTGTGTGCGAGTGTTTGAAAAGAACTTCATATGGTACTAAGCTAAAGTGGATTTCTGAAATTGTCAACTCAAACAGTTAATGtggaaaatttttaaagaactCTGGAAGTTCAAACTCCATAGAGAAGAGCCTTCCATAGAACCTTTGCAATCCAAAACTCTAGCCTGCTTTTCCAACTTGCTACTGTTAAAGCAGTTCTACCTACATACAAAAATACACACTGTAGTTAGAACAGTCCAATGGAGAGAGCTTGCATTTCAAGTAGTGGTATAGGTCTCTTTGTCCTTTAAAGGGCTCTTCGTCCTTTACCATATTGTTCTGTAAGGTACGCAATCTAGATTTCAGTAGTTCGATGAACGCAGTCTACCTACAGTTGGTGAATCAGGCAAAAGCTATGCTGATATACAGCTATTTTCGGCTGTGGGCTGTAGTGCAGAGAAAGCAAAGTTTTAACTGCAGTATAAACCAGAGTGAGTATAAGTGTTaatgcagcagcagaaacagcagcttCAGATCCACTGATGGAAGTACCTTTTCTTGTTCCTAATACTTGCGTTCTCTAGCAGGTTTTTGCAGACAAACAGGATAAAGTAGCAGTAGCTCTGTCCCCAATGCAAGTTAGAGATAACTAGCTTCAGCTGCAAAGTGTATATAAAATTTGACAAACACTCCAAAGAGGAAGAGTAAACGCTGTCTCCTCCTTAATAATTAGTTAAGAGAAACTAATGATTTCCCAGTTGTTCTTTAATTCAATTCCTCTTTTATATACAAGGGTAATAAGAACAATGAACAGTGCACAGTGACTtacaattcatagaatcatagaatgtcctgagttggaaggggcccacaagggtcatcaagtccaacttctgGCTCCACATGGGAGTACCCAAAAATCACACCAAATGTTTGAGAGCATTGTCCGAACGCTACCTGAACTCCAACAGACTCTGCCATAACAGGTTCTTTGGGGAGCCTGTTTTAAGTTCTCATCACCATCTTGGTAAAGAACCTTTTCCTcatgtccagcctgaacctcacTTGATAGAGCCTCAGACCATTCTCTCGGGTCCTGTTactgtcaccagagagaagagatcagtgcTCACCCCCTGTaaggaagctgtaggctgccATGAGGTCACTCCTAAGTCTTCTCCATGctctgaacaaaccaagtgattTCATATGTCTTTCCCTCttgacccttcaccatctttgtaaccctcctttggacactctaatAGCTTTATGTCCTTTCCatattgtggcacccaaaactgcacacagtgcttgaggtgagaccacaccagtgcagagcaggatGGTCATCTCTGACTGGCAAGTGATACCATGCTTGATGTACCCCAAAAATCCAGTTGACatttttggctgccagggcatgctGTTTTTGACTTGTATTCAACTTTCTGTTGGCCAaaacccccaggtccctttctgtggggcagctctccagcctcttgtcccccagtctgtacagatagccagggttgccccttcccaagTGCACAATCTGGCACTTgttcttgttgaacttcatgtagTTGATGATTGCCCAGCCctgatttgtcaagatctctttGTAAGGTCAACCTTTGATGGAGCTAGCAGCTCCTCCCAATTTAGTGTCATCCACAAACTAGCTTAATACGCTTTCAAGTCCTATGTCCAAGTCATTTGTTAAAACATTAAAGataactggccctaaaatggagccctggggaacaccaactccactagtgactggctgccagcctgataCAACCCTATTTACTGTTATCCTTTGAGCCTAACCTGTCAgtcaattgctcacccatcatattatatatttatctggctgtatgctggacattttgttcAGAAAGATACTGTGAGAAACTTAATTGAAGCTTTGCTGAAGCAACTGGCTTCCCTCGGTCAACTAGGTGAgtgaccttgtcataaaaggaactTAAGTTTGTTAAGCAGGGCTTTCCCCTCATGAACTTGTGTTGGCTATGACCAATGACTGCAAGTTCCTTCAAGTGCTTTTCAATGAATCTCAGAACAATTTTCTCCATagtttaccaggcactgaaatgAGACTGACCAGCCTGTAATTACCAGGGTCTCCTTTCTTGCCCATCTTGAAAATTGGAATCATGTTTGCCACCTTCCAGTCAATTGGATAGATTTATATGTATCCAGATCCTGCATAAGTTCAGTGATGGCTGGAAGTTTATCATTCCCGCAGTCAGAGTTCTCCAACTCAGGGCTTTGGGACCATGGACAACTTCAACATCGTCAgtgttgaaaacaaaagcaaagaaggcattaagcatcTCTGCTTTATCTATGTCCCTGTTTGGGAGCTGACCATCCTCATCAAATAATGcaccaatgtttttttttgctgttaacatactttaaaaaaaaaaacacaagtttaGATCCTCTttcttgttcctcatgctgcgtgcattgctACCACTAGCAGTACAGCCATACTTATCTAGCAACCTGTGACACGCTGTAAGttttttttaagtctgtaaTTAAAATTGGTTGACCAGTGTGGGAGTAAGTCTCAAATCATAAGATGTCCTCCTTGTTTCTTCTCCAGCTAATTGAAACTTACATAGACTAACAATAAAGCAAGCATAGCTGCTTTATGTAAAGTCAAAATGCATGATTATAAATAAGCAGAAATGTAATGGGAAGGCTTTTCAAATTCTACAGCATCCATCTTTTTTAGACTGTGTCAGTATTTATAACAGTAAAGTTACACATGAAAATGTAGTCCTCAGTATGATAGCTTTGTAGTTAATGAGTCAGTGCAAGACGAGACTGAGACCTACATTAGTAGGAGGAGGCAGCTACATCTCAGACATAACTTAGAATTGTTTCATCATCAGGTTTTGCTGACTTATCTTGAAACTCTCCATCTGGTGGGCATAAAAAAATGGGTTTGGAGAATTTACTGAAGAACAGCAACATCTGCATTACCTTGACTTTTAAAGTGTGACCTGTGGAGGTTTGTGAATCTAGTTATCTAgagaataaattaatacaagAACTGGTCAGAGACCTGAATTCGTAGCATGAACTCATGAAAACTTCACTTGCTACAATAAAACTtactacagtaaaaaaaaaaaacaacttactaATTTGACCAAGAAAATTCATGGCACTGACATCTATGAAGAGTTATTTTTCCGAAGATAATAAAGACATGTTCACTGGTCAACATTGCCTAGCTACAGGCTTACCAGATCAGTGATCCAGTGTCTGCTGGTTTTTATTTACTAAAAAGTCTTACACCACTGCACAAAGACAGAGGCTTTACCAAGTATGTTACACATCATTAAACTATTTTTCATGCTAGCAATTTAGCTGAAGGCAGAAATAGAAACTTAGTAGTAAGGCAAATCATCACAGCAAGTGTCAAGGGCAACTTAAACCCAGCAAAATCAACCAAGCTAAAGGAAGTGACCATTTTCCAACCTCTATctatataaggaagaaattttttacAAGGAGGGTCATAAGGAGCTgaaagaggttgcccagagaagttgtggatgtcccatcacTGGAGGTGTTTGAAGTCAGACTAGACatggctttgagcaacctgatcaaGCGAAACATCCTTGCCTGTAGCAGAGAGTTCGGACTAAATTATTGTtaaaggttccttccaacctatGCCAGTTCTGGTCTGAAAGTGCTTTTTGCAGACTGAAAGTCAATTCATGAATAATTAAGTCAACCAAGATGCTTCGTAGTTAAGCTGTATTCTGAAATGTGTTTCCTTCACCATTCAGTATTgcaaaacattaatattttctgattAACAGAGATGCAGCAGTAGGTGCTTTTGTTAAAGAGAGTTACTATATTACAAAAATTAGGCATttctaatattaaaaacaaatacagcatTAGAATGAGACCCACAGGAGATAAAGTTTTATCAGAAGGTAGGTTACGGACAACAGCAGAACATAATTATTGATCAGTCTGGTACACTACTTCAAGAAATTCGTGACTGCTGAATCTCATGATCATGTGTGTGCTATAACAGATGAGCAGAAGATAGACCTAATTTCACCTGGGAGTGGCAGCATCTTTCTGGCTCACATCTGGCAACTTGGTTTGGAGAAAAGCATAGATATGTGGCCAGATTTTATTGGTTTCTGTTCCAGAGAAGGAtttcaacaaccctttttccctgaggaagaaaaagaaaaaagcattacaGAAGTCATGTTGTTTGAGCATTCCAGGATCTCCACCTCACTCTAAGATTGCCACAGCAGAGCATGCTATGTAGATGGCAATTTAATGCCAGGAGTAGTCATAACATAGGGAATGTAGGTTGGACATGCGTTAACTCTGTTCCTCAGACAGTAAGCAGTTGGCCAAATCAGTTCAAAAAACTGGTAGCTGTCCACAGAGTACTTAATATAACGAGCTATGATGAGTAAAAATATGAAGTAATCAAGTCATACAGCACATCCTACACAGCAATCATCCAAATAACTGTGAATTTTAAAGTCAGACCTCAAGAATCAAAGAACATACATCAGCACAAGCAAGCAACCCAGACACAATCAAGGTATTTTGAATTAGTTCCAGCAGTTGAAGCTTTATCTGGAAAGTACATTGTTGTAACTATAATACTAGCTTAGGCCTGCGTTTTACTGTGGTGCCTTGAGGCAGGAAAACATCATAAAGCTACTGGTCAGGAAAACTCATTGTCAGCCCAGAACAAAATCCCTTCTCTAAAACTGAACCAGTCCAAAGATGgagctttcagttttctactcAGCAGTTTTGGTAGAGAAGGGTGGTGGATAAGGAAAGATAGAGGAAAGACAGTCACTTCAGGATGTTGTTACAAAAAATCTGGTATGTTTGTCTAGGCATGATAAGACTGAAAGCAGTGATACAgtattatgtatatattactGATGTTTTATTTGCACAGCAGACCAGCTTAACATGAAGAGAGTCTTTGTATACAGTTTTGACCTTAGAAAGAATTACTGTTCTGTTATCCTTCCAAAGTGCTAATGGCTCTAGTATTCTCAAATAGCTAGTTATTAAGAGTCTTGCTAGCTGTGCATGTCACAGTCCTGTTCTTGTAACTGCCACTTCTGAATTCCCATTAACAgttttttctattaatgtatCAGTTTCTTGACCCCTCGTCTATTATGAGGGCTTCTACTCACACatccagaaagagaaaatactccCCAAGTTTCCAGGATGAGAACTCTCTCTGTTGCCCTACTAAACAGAGTAATGTTGCTCAGAACGCTAATAAAACGTAGTGAATAATGCACAGTACTCTATGTGAAGATAAATATGGCTGCAGTTGAAGGCACTTTCACTAAGCTGACTCCTGAATAGGTTTCAAGTAACAGTCACAATCATACTAATTttactggttttatttcttacaGAGCTGATGAAAGATACACTGCTACTCATACCCTGTTCGCTGTTGTAATAATACCTCTATAACTGCAGAGATTTGTTCCTTGCTGAGCTAACATGGAAGAAGCATAGTGTTTTACGACTTACCGATAATACTCTAGAACAGGTCTTGTTTCTGCATCGTAAGCCTGCAGCCTCTTGGTAACCGTCTCTGGCTTATCATCATCTCGCTGAACAAGTGGTTCTCCGGTAATATCATCAATGCCCTGGTTATGGTTAAAAGTAAACACCAATGTATATTCCTGTTTAAGTATGTTCTGTGTAACTTTCTATTTAAATTGCAATCAGTTTCCATTTAGTCCGACTATAGACTTCTGCTTAGAAAGATTGCCATCTACATCTTACCTGGAATATAAGATGTTGACTTTCAAGTAAGACAGTCCACCggttaaaaacattttctcagtaTTGACAATGAACATCAGGTTATAGTTACTTGACTAATTTGAACTCTGGAACATTTGTTGAATGCTGGGAATATGGGTACAAAACTGtctgtcatggttttggctgggatagggttaattttcttcttccacatgatattgtgttttggatttacaaaggaaaagaagattgCTGGTAACATGCTAATGCATAACAGCAAACAAGCAAGAGGACAATTTGGCCGTTGTTTGACAACCATGAAATAGAGAAAGGAATTAATGATCTTTTTAAGTCACACTGCAGAAAGCTTAATATTTAGCAACTCTGTACATCAAAATATGGCATAGAACCCTACAAAAATCTTTCTATGATTTAGTAAACAGAGGCAGGGTCTTGCTGTGTGAACTATGACGACTACTTTAGCACACATTTCAAGCAGTTTCTTGAAGGGTTTCTCAAAGGTTTCTATCTAGCATCTGTGCAGGCAGCCATAATAGTGCCTTAGTTGTACCTATTAAATATTCAGCCTGCAGTTTTGTATTAACTGTGAAGCCATAATCCTTTAGTTTTGTTGAGCAAGTAAgcagttacatttttttcaggtcTGCCAAATAACAATGACAACTATATTTCAGCTATTCAGCTCCATTCCACGGTTTCACTTAAATACTCTAAAAACTACTTTAATATGTTGTGATATGCTTGCTTCACTAATTAAGTGAAAAGCAGAGTGGAGTATTCCTTATAGCAAAGCTGTTACAGCTGAAACCCACCCTTTGGTATGTCTGTTAATTCACTTTTGCTACGTGCCTGTATTcttctgcaattaaaaataaccaTAACTTATACTCCATGTTTTAAACAATACATAGGTAGTGTTTCCAGTTGCTCACTTAAAGCGCTCACCTGCTATTTTAGCTGGTCTCTTTTCctgaaacactgaaaactcAAAAATAGAAAGCCTGCTATGATTCTGACTCAACTTATTAGAACTTGCAGGTGAAATGTGATGCTGCAACAGGTAAGCCATTCAGAGTTAAGGATGAAACACCGTGTTAAGCAGAGATAAACCAAGGCTAATCTGAGTACTTCAAAAATTTTTAGGGTAATAATGTATATTCATTATCTTTCTGTTTACTGTTCTTGCTTATGATGTCTTAAGCCATAACCTCTTTGTTCTGTTGAGAAGCTTCTCTGACTAGCAAGTTTCTACACCGAATTTTGCAGTATGACAACCGttcctctgaaaattttcaTCTTGATTATACAGTAACACAGGGAAAGCATTAAAAGGATCCCTCTGACTGGTAGTACCTGACTTAGTGTACATCCTAGATACAAAGAATCAATCTCTGGAGGAAGGGAAACTGTACATTCACATGTAACTGACTTCACAGTTAGTTactgcagagcaggctgagaatATGCCCAGCTCATATGCCAGTATGCAAGTTTTCCAGATCAGTGAACAGCTAATAAGAGCTTATGAAACAGTATGTGGAATTGGCACCACGGTGTTTCACTGCAGAGGATAAGCACATTGCCCATCAGCTTCAGCTTCTACCAGGGCACTGGCATACCCTGAGAGGCAGTGTGTTACCAGGCAGCTTCTGTTCACTAAAGAGATGAAATGAGCAGTTCTCTTCTAAACTACTGTATTTTGCAACAACATATGCATAATATTTTAGTACAATCATCAAATGCAGTGCAGCATTTATTTAGCACCAACATTAATATGTGTACTGCTTACCCGCACTTTAGGAGGACTGAATTCAAGATTGTAGACTCTGCCACTAGCAGGGTGGATCCAACGTGCTGTGAGCCGacattttatgttttcaaacGGTACATCTAGGTCGATCACAGTGTCTATTTGACAAACTTTATCCAAGGCTTCTGCCTGAGCAACCGTTCTAGGGAAACCTTTTCAAAGGAAATGACTCCATAAAAATCCAAAGACAGAGTTATAGTCAGAATTAGCTGGATTTGATCATTAGAGAAACTACCAGTCagacaaaaaaatgcattatcaTGCTCTAAAGGCTGAAGAGACATCAGATTTTTTCTTACAAGACATTGCAGTTTGCTCTATGAACTCAATGGCTCCAGTGGACTGCCTTCAAAGGCTCATGTTATTAGTAAATAAATCTAATGTAACTTAAGAAAGAGGGGGGGaaattgagaaaaagaaaaacaaggttGCCACAAAGACTTTATGATGAAAAATTGACAACAAGTTTAATGATCAAAGCTGCTGTATAACACGCTATTGCAACACAGACTCACTAGACTAACACCGCTACCCACTAAATTTTTGCATAGTCTCACACTTCTCAGTTGTTTGTAATTTTCATTATACAAGTAATCTTCTCCTTAAAGGCAAGTACAGATACAAAGTTAAGAAACTCATCTTTGCATGGCATTGATTGATGCAAGTATTGTCCAAGTAAGGGACTAGCTAAAAATTagtcttacaaaaaaaaaaaaaaattgcctattGCCTTAAGGCTTCTGTATCTTGTCCACTGTATCTCAGAAGAAAGAACTGATTCACTCGAGCCAAGCTCTTGCTTAGCTAACAGACCTGGTTTGCATCAGAGTCATCAACTGCCCTCATCCCATTTCTCTTGTGTTCACATAAGCACATGGAAGTGCTTCTAAATGTTTAAAGCAGAGGGAGAGTGAGGACTCcagcacttgctgttcttttatactactgacaagctattcaGCCACCATACATCTTAGTTATGCAGCTGAAAAATGAGTTTTCCTTAGACTGTTCTGAGAAACTTCCTCGACAAAAATAAGTGCCTTTAGATAAGCATTTCAGTGAATCCAGCAGTTGCTGCATACAGAGTTTTCTcattacagagaaaataatctACAAGTGTGATAAACCGTGAAGAATCTAGGAACAGACAGAGAAATGCCCTAATTATACAGCAGATAAGTCTAAGCAGATTATACCCACATGCATGACTCAGATTGCTACATCTGCTATGATTCCAGAATCCACCAGTGGAAATGTGTATCTGGCTATGTATGCACACAAGCAGCTCACCAGCTCTATTCAGTCTGACCTGGCTGACCTCAGCTGTTTGTTTTGAGTTGCTGTTAGCAAACTAAAGACCTTCCGTTTAACATATTTCAGCAGAATACTATTGTTCCTATAAAGCTGTTTATGCCAGAACTATCATCCCATGTAATTCACCAAACCTCTGTTTGAGGTGAGGCATAGCTCCCACTCCAGAACTTTAAAGAAGGCAGCACATTAACATGCAGCAGAAATAAGTTTATTTTCTCATGCTCTCCGTATCATCCTCCAGTTGGCTGTTAATAGTTACCAGTATGCCCAGCTATACTGCTACACATGCAGATCCACAAGACTGGAACTGCATGTACACAGGACCAGGAATTAAGTTAACATTCCTTTACTAATTATTTTCCATTGCAGTCTCCACTGTGGGGATTAAGACTTTGTCTtcacaaaagcagaacaaaagtgGGAATAAAGCCAATGAAATAGATCACTGCAGTAGAAAATTATAATAAAGCACTACGGGACAAAGAATCATTAaattatagaatggtttgggaaGGAAGTATCTGGAGTATCTTGTGTAATAACCATGCATCCCAGTTTTGTGTTGTATGGGtgcttgctgagggtgcactctgtagcactgatgaagatattaaacaacactggacccagtactgacccctgcaCTACACCAACAGTGACTTGCTTCCAGATGAACTTTGTGCCCAGCTGTTCAGCCAGTTTCAGCCTGCCTCACTGTATGCTAACCCGTACTTTGCCAGTTTGAGGATGTAAGgagagacagtgtcaaaagccttactaaaGTCAAGGTAAACAATATCCATTGCTCTCCTCTCATCCAACAAGCCGGTCACCTCATTGTAGAAGGCTATCAGGTTGGTTAAGCATGACTTCCTCTTCATAAATCCATGCGTATTATTTCTGAATACCATCATATCCCTCACTGTGTTTTCTAGGACTAGTTGCTCTGTTACCTTCCCAGGGACTGCAGTGAAGCTTCGCATCCTGTAGttccctgcatttttcttcttgtcttgcTTACTATAGGAGagacattttctc
This region of Anas platyrhynchos isolate ZD024472 breed Pekin duck chromosome Z, IASCAAS_PekinDuck_T2T, whole genome shotgun sequence genomic DNA includes:
- the AK3 gene encoding GTP:AMP phosphotransferase AK3, mitochondrial isoform X1; translation: MVVPPLLRAVIMGPPGSGKGTISARIIKHFGLKHLSSGDLLRDNMQRRTEVGILAKSYIDQGRLIPDDIMTRLMLNELKGLDRYNWLLDGFPRTVAQAEALDKVCQIDTVIDLDVPFENIKCRLTARWIHPASGRVYNLEFSPPKVRGIDDITGEPLVQRDDDKPETVTKRLQAYDAETRPVLEYYREKGLLKSFSGTETNKIWPHIYAFLQTKLPDVSQKDAATPR
- the AK3 gene encoding GTP:AMP phosphotransferase AK3, mitochondrial isoform X2, producing the protein MTRLMLNELKGLDRYNWLLDGFPRTVAQAEALDKVCQIDTVIDLDVPFENIKCRLTARWIHPASGRVYNLEFSPPKVRGIDDITGEPLVQRDDDKPETVTKRLQAYDAETRPVLEYYREKGLLKSFSGTETNKIWPHIYAFLQTKLPDVSQKDAATPR